One part of the Sphingobium yanoikuyae genome encodes these proteins:
- a CDS encoding zinc-dependent alcohol dehydrogenase family protein: MTNMLTAIARGGEGIEGIAIHSVPIPVAGPGEALVRLKAATLNFRDLIIARGMMAGLAKEPDYVPLSCATGEVVAVGEGVSRVKPGDRVNPIFALGWLEGRQPSMAMLGGSADGVARQYAVFPAESLCIVPDALGDLEAATLTCAGLTAWNALFLPRPIQRGEWILCQGTGGVSIAALQFAKAAGAHVAITSSSDAKLARARALGADISVNYRTDPDWPAAIRQALGGRGVDIVVDVVGASQVETAASLLNPGGVIAAIGMLGSEFSWHLADVGGNPVARISVGNRAEHAAMQAFCAQHRIRPVVDAVYDLTRLADACRHLESGQFFGKIGINLL; this comes from the coding sequence ATGACGAACATGCTGACCGCCATCGCCAGGGGCGGCGAAGGGATTGAGGGGATCGCGATCCACAGCGTGCCGATCCCGGTTGCGGGGCCGGGCGAGGCACTGGTGCGGCTCAAGGCGGCGACGCTCAATTTCCGCGACCTGATCATCGCCCGCGGCATGATGGCGGGGCTCGCCAAGGAACCCGATTATGTCCCGCTGTCCTGCGCCACCGGCGAGGTGGTCGCGGTCGGCGAGGGCGTATCGCGCGTGAAGCCGGGCGACCGGGTCAACCCGATCTTCGCGCTGGGCTGGCTGGAGGGACGACAGCCGAGCATGGCGATGCTGGGCGGCAGCGCCGACGGGGTCGCCCGCCAATATGCGGTCTTTCCGGCGGAGAGCCTGTGCATCGTGCCGGATGCGCTCGGCGATCTGGAGGCGGCGACTTTGACCTGCGCCGGCCTCACTGCCTGGAACGCGCTGTTCCTGCCCCGCCCGATCCAGCGGGGCGAATGGATATTATGCCAGGGCACGGGCGGCGTCTCGATCGCGGCGCTGCAATTCGCCAAGGCGGCCGGGGCCCATGTCGCCATCACCTCCTCCTCCGACGCGAAGCTGGCGCGCGCCCGCGCGCTGGGCGCCGACATCAGCGTCAATTATCGCACCGATCCCGACTGGCCAGCGGCGATCCGCCAGGCGCTGGGCGGGCGCGGTGTCGACATCGTCGTCGATGTGGTCGGCGCCAGCCAGGTGGAAACCGCCGCATCGCTGCTCAACCCCGGCGGGGTGATCGCCGCGATCGGCATGCTGGGGTCCGAGTTCAGCTGGCACCTGGCCGATGTTGGCGGCAATCCGGTCGCCCGCATCTCGGTCGGCAACCGCGCCGAGCATGCGGCGATGCAGGCCTTTTGCGCGCAACATCGCATCAGGCCGGTGGTCGATGCGGTCTATGATCTCACCCGTCTGGCCGATGCCTGCCGCCATCTGGAAAGCGGCCAATTTTTCGGCAAGATCGGGATAAACCTACTCTAA
- a CDS encoding alpha-ketoacid dehydrogenase subunit beta has product MTAKKMNSLQAVNSALAQAMAEDDKVLVLGEDVADREGGGVTGATAGLSTRFGDDRVKSTPISEQAIIGAAIGAALAGYKPVAEIMLMNFTTVAMDMIFNHAAKLRFMSGGQSTVPITIRTLTGAGWQTAGQHADHLEGWFAHTAGIKVVAPSTPADYKGLLLSCIQDPDPCIFIESAGSLFIPGEVDEVAKPIPLGKARIVQEGTDITIISWSSQVLRCQAALPALAEAGISAELVDLRTVSPWDREAVLASVAKTGRALVVHEAVRDFGPGGEIASTIAEELFGQLKAPVRRLGAPKSPVPFAKVLEDAYIVSPERVAETVKALMA; this is encoded by the coding sequence ATGACGGCCAAGAAGATGAACTCGCTCCAGGCCGTCAATTCGGCCCTCGCCCAGGCGATGGCGGAGGATGACAAGGTGCTGGTGCTGGGCGAGGATGTCGCCGACCGTGAAGGCGGCGGCGTCACCGGCGCGACAGCCGGCCTCTCGACCCGCTTCGGCGACGATCGCGTCAAATCGACGCCGATCTCCGAACAGGCGATCATCGGCGCGGCGATCGGCGCGGCGCTGGCCGGCTACAAGCCGGTGGCGGAGATCATGCTGATGAACTTCACCACCGTCGCCATGGACATGATCTTCAACCATGCCGCCAAGCTGCGCTTCATGTCCGGTGGGCAGAGCACGGTGCCGATCACCATCCGCACCCTGACCGGCGCGGGCTGGCAGACGGCGGGCCAGCATGCCGACCATCTGGAAGGCTGGTTCGCCCACACCGCCGGCATCAAGGTGGTCGCGCCCTCGACCCCGGCCGATTACAAGGGGCTGCTGCTCTCCTGCATCCAGGATCCCGATCCCTGCATCTTCATCGAATCCGCCGGCAGCCTGTTCATTCCGGGCGAGGTGGACGAGGTCGCGAAGCCGATCCCGCTGGGCAAGGCGCGGATCGTGCAGGAAGGCACCGACATCACCATCATCTCCTGGTCGTCGCAGGTGCTGCGCTGCCAGGCCGCGCTACCGGCCTTGGCGGAGGCAGGCATCTCGGCCGAACTGGTCGATTTGCGCACCGTATCGCCCTGGGATCGCGAAGCGGTGCTGGCCTCGGTCGCCAAGACCGGCCGCGCGCTGGTGGTGCATGAAGCCGTGCGCGATTTCGGTCCGGGCGGCGAAATCGCCTCGACCATTGCGGAGGAACTGTTCGGCCAGCTCAAGGCCCCGGTCCGGCGTCTGGGCGCCCCCAAGTCGCCGGTGCCCTTCGCCAAGGTGCTGGAGGATGCCTATATCGTCTCGCCCGAGCGCGTGGCCGAAACCGTCAAGGCGCTGATGGCCTGA
- a CDS encoding thiamine pyrophosphate-dependent dehydrogenase E1 component subunit alpha, whose product MAELSNAPAPSQEALVDIYRRMIRIERNDDAIRKTIRLGRLVMPYYSARGQEVIPATISSLLTDDDKICTIYRGIHDMVAKDMPLRPLWAEIAGRVDGTCKGKGGPMHLTHPETGVMVTTGIVGSSMPIANGLAWAAKLDGSKRVTIAYFGDGASNIGAFHEALNLASVWKLPVIFVCQNNGFAEHTRYENGTSVDFIAKRAIGYGMPGHTVDGNDPLAMYAAAHEAIIRAREGEGPTLLECKTFRFLGHVLGDDDKYMTKEEKAAAIAKDPLPAFKAWLVAQGHATEDQLAEMQAKIEAEVEDAQEFGLASPLPSVDELRRDVFAQEMPA is encoded by the coding sequence ATGGCAGAGTTGAGCAACGCCCCGGCGCCGAGCCAGGAAGCGCTGGTGGACATCTACCGCCGCATGATCCGGATCGAGCGCAACGACGACGCGATCCGCAAGACCATCCGCCTGGGGCGGCTGGTCATGCCCTATTATTCGGCGCGCGGGCAGGAAGTGATCCCCGCGACGATCTCGTCGCTGCTGACCGACGACGACAAGATCTGCACCATCTATCGCGGCATCCACGACATGGTGGCCAAGGACATGCCGCTGCGCCCGCTCTGGGCGGAGATTGCCGGGCGCGTCGACGGCACCTGCAAGGGCAAGGGCGGGCCGATGCACCTCACCCATCCCGAAACCGGGGTGATGGTGACGACCGGCATCGTCGGCTCCTCCATGCCGATCGCCAATGGCCTTGCCTGGGCGGCGAAGCTGGATGGATCGAAGCGGGTGACGATCGCCTATTTCGGCGATGGCGCATCGAACATCGGCGCCTTCCACGAAGCGCTGAACCTGGCGTCGGTGTGGAAGCTGCCGGTGATCTTCGTGTGCCAGAATAACGGCTTTGCCGAACATACGCGCTACGAAAATGGCACCTCGGTCGACTTCATCGCCAAGCGGGCGATCGGCTACGGCATGCCCGGCCATACGGTCGACGGCAATGATCCGCTCGCCATGTATGCCGCCGCGCATGAAGCGATCATCCGCGCCCGCGAGGGCGAGGGGCCGACCCTGCTGGAGTGCAAGACCTTCCGTTTCCTCGGCCATGTGCTGGGCGACGACGACAAGTACATGACCAAGGAAGAAAAGGCCGCGGCGATCGCCAAGGATCCGCTGCCCGCCTTCAAGGCATGGCTGGTGGCACAGGGTCACGCGACCGAGGATCAGCTGGCCGAGATGCAGGCGAAGATCGAGGCCGAGGTCGAGGATGCCCAGGAATTCGGGCTGGCCAGCCCGCTGCCGTCGGTCGACGAACTGCGCCGTGATGTGTTTGCCCAGGAGATGCCCGCATGA